A segment of the Prosthecobacter sp. SYSU 5D2 genome:
CGGGGGCAGCAAGGCGGAAGCACCGGGGCCAATCTTTTCATTGGCGACAATGACTCCAACGGCTCCACAGGTACAAACAATGTCTCTTCCCTGACACTGACGGGAGCCTCCCTGGTGGACCTTAAAATCAATCTTCTCATTTTGGGACGCGTGAGTATCGCGAACACCTCTGGCGGTTATGGCCGGGGCACGCTGAGCTTTGACACGGGCCTCATTGAAGCCACCACCATTCTCATGGCGGACCCGAATTACTCCTCCGGAACGGATAACAACATCGCCAACACCATCGGCACTATCAACCAGTCCGGCGATGCAGTCTTCCGCTTTATGGAATTGAGCCGGGGGAAAGGCACCGCCGTCTGGAACTGGCAGGGCGGGACCTTGCAAAACATCAGCGGCGCGGACCAGACGAATGAAAATGTGAACTTCACCCTCAACGGCAGCGGGGATGCAAACAACCCCGCCCTGCGCACCTATGAGGTAGATGAAGACCGCACTGCCACCTTTGAAAGCGCCGCCGCCCTGACGGGTGCGGGCTCCTTCAGCAAGGAGGGGGAAGGCAGCCTGGCGCTGCATGGAGTGAATACGAACCTGGGCAATGTGCTCATCGCCGAAGGCAGCCTGGCACTGCACGGCAGCGGCAGCATGGATGATGCGGCCTGGTTTAACGTGGGCACGGCTGGCACCCTGGATGTGACCGCACGCACGGCTTCCTCCTATACGAGTGATGCGGTGATCTCCGGCACCGGCACGCTGAAAGCCACCGGCGGGAGCTTCACCATCGGCAGCAACGTGGGCAGTGTGAATGCTGACGGCGTGCTCAAGCCGGGCAGTTCCAGCTCCATCGGCACTGCTGCCTCTGCTGCTACCGTGGGTGACCTGACGGGCACCCTGCACATCGAAGGCGCTCTGGTTTTGGGCGGGAATGCCGTCCGTGTGGACCGCGCCGTGCTCCAGGCCGGCAGCACCGACCGGAATGCGGCAGCCACTCTCGACACCCTGCATGGCGGCAACTTGGCCACCTGGGTGGACAACATCCCGGCTGACTTCGCCGCATTTATGACCGGGGCAGGAAGCGGGCACGACCTGATCACCATCTCCGATGGCCTGACCCTGAATGAAAACGGCGGCATCACCATCACGGACTACGATGGTTACAGCGGCCAGTTTGGCGATGTGTTTAACTTCCTGGACTGGAGCAGCCTGGCCGGCCTGACCAACAATGGATTTGATGCCGGCCCACGCTATCAGACCGGCATCGAAACCGGTCACGACCTCACCCTCTTCACCCTCACCCCCGGCCTCCAATGGGACACCAGCCTGTTCCTGAGCAACGGGGTGCTCGTGGTGGTGCCTGAGCCATCCCGGATGCTGCTGCTTTTCATCGCCCTTGCCGCCTGCACCTTCCGCCGCCGCCGCGTATAAACAGCCTCACTTGCGGAAGATGAAATAAACCGCCCCGCACATGCAGAGCGCCGCCCAGAGGTAATCCCACTTCAGGGGCTGCTTCATGTAAAAGAACACAAAGGGGACAAAAACGGTCAGCGTGATGACCTCCTGGATGATCTTGAGCTGGGGCAGGTTCAGCGCGGTGCTGCCGATGCGGTTGGCAGGGACCTGCAGGGCATATTCGAAGAAGGCGATGCCCCAGCTCACAACGGCCGCGATGAACCACGGCCTGGCCTTCATGTCCTTGAGGTGCGCATACCAGGCGAAGGTCATGAAGACATTCGCGACTGAAAGGAGACAGACCGCTTTGACAATGGCCCAGTTCATAAAAGGTGGTTACTCCACCAGATACAAGATGCGCCCGCAGCTTTCGCATTGGGTGATGGTTTCATCCGCGCGCAGTTGCTGAATGGTGCCCATGACGACCTTCATGTGGCAGCCAGCACAGATGCCGTTGATGAGGGCGACGACAGCTGAATCGCCCTTTTTGTTAAACAGGCGGTTGTAGAGATCCAGCACGGGGGTGTCCACCGGGGTGGCGAGGGTGCTGCGCTCGGCCTCCTCAGCGGCAAGGCGGGTCTTCACCCCTTCCGCACGGATGGCGAGGGTTTTGAGATCCTCATCCACACGCTCCTGGGTGATGGCCAGCTTGGCCTGTGCTGCTTTGAGCACGGCTTTGGCGGATTCCAGGGTTTCCATGTGCTCAAGCTCCGTGTCTTCCAGTGCACGCACATCGGCTTCATAGCGTTTGATCTCATGACCGAGCGCCTGGAACTCGTCATTTTTGCGGGTCTCAAACTGCTGATCGTGCAGGCGCTTGATGGAATTTTGACGGGTCGCGATGTCCAGTTCCACGCTTTTGATTTTCACCTCGGTTTCCTTGGCATGCAGATTCGCGGCTTCCACGGCGGCCAGATCCCCGGCGAGCTGCATTTTGGCCATGGCCTCGTTCTTCGGGATGTCCTTGAGTTCTTTCTGGAGGGAGCGGATGCGCTGGTCCCGTTCCTGGAGTTTGAGAAGCTGGGTGATTTCTGGAAGCATTGTGCCGCCATGATGGCGCAGGATGCCGGGCGGGTGCAAGGACAACACGCAGCAAAGCGCAGCTTCTACCGGGGCGGGAGAGCGGGTCTGTCAATGAACAAAAAGGCCCGCAGCGGGAGCGGTGCTCACCGGTGCGGGCCGATTTTGCCAGCCAGACCTTACTTCCGCCGGCGGCGGAAGAAGACACCGCCCAGACCGGCCATCAGCAGCAGGACGCGGCCCGGTTCAGGCACGACGACGATGATGCCATGGGTCGTGAAGAGGCTGGTGTTCCAGAAAAGACCTTCGCCAAGCGTGGGGAGGTAGAGGTCGGTATTTTCATACCCGCCACCTGCGCGATTGCCAGTGCCAGCATCGAAACCTGAATTGAGAACGGCATTCCAGTCCAAAAGGTTGAAAACCGCCCCATCGCCGGGAGAATATCCGGTGAGCAAGTCCACACGGATGGTGCCATGCTGATTGAACTCCAGGGTGCCGCCGACATTGATGTAATCGTGCAGGCTAAGATCGCCAAAAGTGCCGTCCAGCACGCCCATCTGATCGGCAGTGCCCGTGGCCAGCCCTTGCAAGAAGGCTTCCACATCACCGCCTGCCCAGCCGAGGGCGGCCAGGGTGGTGGTGGAGCCGCCGAGCTGCAAGGTGAGGCGCTCGACCGGCAGGATGGCAGTTCCTGCGGCAAGGGTAAGATTCTGCGTGATCTGGAGATGCCCGATCATGTCCCCGGCCGTGGCCAGCCCAGAGGTGGAGCTGAGACCCGGAGCGAGGCGGCCACTGCGGCTGGCAAGCCCGACGGCATCCTTGACGACGAGGGAGCCGGTGATGATGCCGCGGCTGGTATTGTCCGCACGCTGGGCACCGACGCCGCCACCACTGATGACGCCATCAAATTCGTAGGAGCCACCGGTGCGGCCGCTGACATCCAGACCCGTGCCTGCGGCCATCCGGATCCAGGGGGTCTCGTTCACCGCGCCATCACCAGTGAGCAGAAGCCTTCCGGCATTGATGAAGGTATTTCCCACATAGGAGCTGCTGGCGGAGGACAGGGCGAGGTCACCTTCCCCGCTCTTGACGAGATGGGTGGAGCCATGGATCTGACCGCCATAAGTGGTGTCGCCAGCCTGGTTGACAGTGAGGGTGTTATAATCAAAACCGCCGTTGTGAACGGAGCCGCCGGTGCCCTGAAGGGCCGCCACTTCCTGGTCATACCCATTGAGATCAAACATGCCGGAGAACCGGGTCGTCAGCTCTGTGGTGACTGGGAGGGTATTGTTCCGGCCGATCTGGAGGATGCCATTTTCAATGTTGGTGTTCCGGAAGCTGTTGGCGCTGCCATTGAGGAGAATGATGTCCTGACCGACCTTGGTGAGGTCATGGTCGCCCGTGATGTTGCCATCAATGTGGAGGTAGGAACCGCGCAGGCCCGGATCGTTGGGATTCAGGTTGGTGGTGGTGTTGAGCTTGCCCATGTCATAAAGGAAATGGTTGGCTGCGTTGGAAGTGCCAGCGGGGTATAGCTGGCCCAGCAAGGAATCGGCTGTCAAATTGACGGTGATGCCGCTGCCCAGGGTGTGGTTGACGGCGACCTGCTCCCAGTCCAGCGGAAGGTAGCCCATGATCGAGCCGCCATTCAGATTGATGGTGCGGGTGCCGGTCTGGTTGGCCATGATCTGAAGATGCACGCCGGATGGCAGGCTGTAATCGCCGCTGCCGCGCGCTTCATTGACGGCCCAGCGCTCCGTGGAGCCCCAGGCCTGGGTAAGGGTGGCGGTAGGGGACCAGTTGGCCACGGCGATTTCCAGGGTGCCTGTGGGGTTGATGGTGGCATTGATGCTGGCATTGCCAAAAGCACCGTTGTGCATGACGCGGACACCGCCGTCGCCGACGGTAAAGCTGCGCGAGCCGGTGAAGGTGGCGCTGTTATCTCCCAGGGTCAGCATGCCGATGCCGGTCTTGCGGACATCATACAGGCCCTGGTTGTTCAGGCCGCCGGTGCCGTCACCATGGCCGAGCTGCACACCCGTGGTCGCTCCAGGGGCGGCGCGGTCCGTTTCAACATGCAGCAGATAATGGTCGTGCAGAGTCACGGTGCCGGTGCGCATGGTGCTGCGCAAGCCGTCCATCCGCAGGATGACGGTGCCTTCCTGGCCGGTGCCGGCAACGGTATTGGTGGTGCGCAGGTCTATGGCCGGGACCTGGATGGTGCGGTCGCTGCCGGCAATGGCGTAGATACGGTTGAAATCATACGCGGTAATGTCCCCCCCGCTCCAGGTGAAGACATCGGGCGAGCCTGGATTGAAGTTGTAGCGCACCTCGGTGGTGTTGAAGGTATTGTCACGGTCATTGGCCCGGCTGCCGTTGAGGATGACCTCCCCGGTGCTGGCCGCGCCGGGGGTGAGGAACTGGATGCCGCCGCCATTGACCACCCAGTCGCCCGTGAACTGGGACTGGTCGGAACGGATGTTCACAAAGGCCGAGCCCGACTTGGTGAACTGGCTGGCGTAGATCCTGCCGTTGAGCTGGAGGGTGTTGTTACTGGCGGAGACGAAAGCCTCGCCATCGCCATCCCCCTCGACAGAAGGGCCAAAGTAGAGATCGGCATTGATGGTGGGTGTATTGGCAACCTGGATGAGACCGCCGCTGCGGATGGTGATGCGGTCAAACCCGGAGCCTGCATTGATGTTGATGTCCCGCTCCAGGCGGAGGGCGTAAACGTCCAGATCGCCGCCCAGGGTGAAGTTGCTGGAGCCCTGCAGGCTCAGAATTTCGGTGCCGTCATTTTCCGTGATGACGCTGCCGGGTGTCAGGGTGGGGGTCGTGTTGGTGACGGCGAGGTAGTTGTCCGGCGCACCTCCCTGAGTGATGAGCTGGAAGCCCAGCGTGGCATCGTATTTGAGGAACTGGCCGTCCGTGCGGCTGGTGATCCAGGGAACCACCATGTTGTTGTCCATGAGGCTTGCACCGTTGGCGGCCAGGAGACGGGTGGCGCTGGCAGTGCCGGCGGTGCCGAGGATGCCGAGGGTGGTGGTGTTATCCACGATGGTGGTGACCATGAGGGTGCCGCTGCCGCTACGGGTGATGTCGCCGGTGCTCAACTCAGACCAGTTGGCACCGCGGCGGCGGAGGACGATTTCCGAACCGCCGGAGACGCTGATGGCACCGATGGTTTCACTGTTGTAAACGCTGTTGGTGTCGTCGCCAAATATCTCGATAACGGAGGTGTTCAGCGCGATGCCGGCACTGTCCGCCCAGCGTCCCTGGGTGTCAGCCGTGCCAAAGGCCGTGCCGTTGTCAAAGCGAATGCGTGAACCGGGATGGAAGACGTAGGCGTTGGCATTGCCCGTATCGGAGTTGCGCGCGGTGCCGTTGCTGCCCTCAATGCGGAGGTCGCCAAAAACATCCACTGTACCGGTGCCCACTGCGGTGCGATAGGTCGTGGCATTGACCTGGCCGGCCTGGATGTTCAGGACGGCTCCACGAAAGGCGCCGCCGCTGTCACGGGTGCGGCTGATCAGGGTGCCGCCGTCGAAGGTGTTGTTGGAATTCGCACCCAAGGTTACGGTGCCGTAGGCCATCGTGATCTGGCCGCCGCCGATGAGGAGGCGGTTGCCAGCCCCTGATAGCTGGTCGGAGTTCCCAGTGACAGGGTTCATGGTGATGGTGCCATTATGGCCGCCGCCCAGGCGGAATTCATTTCCCCCAGGCCCCCAGGCGCTCAGGGTATTGGAGCTGATGGTGCCGCTGCCTTCGACACCGCCGAGCCACCAGCTGGCAAAAGCGCCGCCATCGCGGTTGGCCATGTCCAGGTCGGCCGTGTAGTTGCGCCCGCCACCCAGGGCAAGCACGCCGTTACCGTTGCCATGAATAGTTGCCATCGCAGCAGCGGCCGTCACAGCATCGAATTGGGCATTGCCGCCGTCATTGTTGCGCACGGCAAAGACAGAGAAGGAGCTGGCGCTGGTGACGATCTGGGTGAGACCGGCCGTTCCCAGGTTGCCCACATTGCGCACGGACAGGGCCGCTCCGGGGTAGAGGCGCACGGCACCGGTGCCCAGAGTGGCATTGATCTGGCGCACATTCAGCTCACCCGCCCAGATGTCGGTGCCGCCGGTGTAGGTGTTGGCGGCATTGTTGTCAAAACCCAGCAGGTAGTTGCCGGCCTTGTTGATCTTGCCTTCGCCCGAAACGACGGACCCATTGCGCAGAAGGGTGAAGGCGCTGTCCACGCGCAGCCATGGAGCGTCATTGATGACGACAGAACTGTGAATGTTGATCTGGTCCCCAAAGCTGGCGGACTGGAAGATGATCCAGGGGCTGTTGTTAGTGGTGAGGACGTTGCCATTGTTCGCGGCACCGATGGTGATGTGGGCATTGGTGGAGCCCACGCGCTGGGTAATTAGGGTGGTCTGACCATTGAGTGTGAGCGTCTGCCCTTCGGCATCAAAACGTGAGCCCGCGGTGCCGGAAGTGTTGGCCATGCGGATGGCTCCGAAATTGGAGACCACATCGCCGGAGCCGCCTGCATCAGAGGTGTTGCCCATGGTGTACCACTCCCCGCGATTCACCGTCATGCCGCCCGTGAAGCCGGCATTGTTGCCGTTCATCCGCAGCGTACCGTTACCGCTCTTGGTGATGCCTGCCGCGCTGCTGAAGTCTCCTGTGAGGAGGGCGGTGCCGGCGCTGACGCGGATGCCCACGTCGCTGGTGCCGCCGACCGTGGTGGCACCATTGACGGTGAAGTTGTAGCTGTTCGCGTTTTCGATCTGCAGCAGGGTGCCCGCTGCGCCTTCAGTCCCTTTAATGTCCAGGCTGCCAATGCTGATGGTGCCGTTACCGGAGCCGCTGGAGCGGTTCAGCTCAATGCGTGCGATGGGCACATTTTCCGCCACCACCACCTTGTGGTTGTAGGTGCCGCTGGCACTGGCCGTGCGCAGGCTGAGAAGGGGCATCTGCGAGCCGTTGTTGTTGTTAAAATAGTCAGCATGCAGGGTGATGGTGCTGGCGGAGCCGAGCGTGCCAGGCGCGTTGGCAATGAGGGTGCCGCCATTGATCTGGATGTTCCCGGTGATGTTGTTGCCAGTGTTGGCCAGGGTGAGGGTGCTGGGGCCGCCGCGGGTGAGATTGGCGGCGGTGAGCACGCCGTTGACCGTGAGAGTACTGTCCGCAGAAAATATGATCCCTTCCACCGGAGCGCTGCCACTGCCAAAGTACAAATTGGAGGCCAGAGTGACAGCGCCATTGGTGATGAGGCCGCCGCTATGAATGTTAATCTGGTGGCCGGTGAGGGTGGTGGTGCCGGTCAGACGCAGGGCGTAGGCATTGACAGTGCCGGTGAGCGTGGCGTTTCCGGCAGTGCTGTAATGGGCGATGGAGGTGTTGGTGAGGCCTGCCAGGAAGGTGGCTCCTGTGCCGGTCGTGAAGGGCACATTGACCAGTCCTGTATCGTTGTTGTAGCCCAGGTAACTGAGGTTGCTGACGCTGAGCATCCAGGGATTGAACATGCCGTTGTTCATATTTTCAGTCACCCAGGCCGGATCATTGATGAAGATCTTCTGGGACTGAAGAGCCGCTGACCCCAGCTCCGCAGCCGTGGTGTTGCGGATGGAAAGCAGGGCCTGCCCGGAGCGCTCGATGCCGTCATTGGTGATGAGGATGGACTGGCCATTGGTGCCAGAGCGCTCCATCAAGATCCCGGCACCGCCCTTGACGGTGATCTCCCCGACGACTTCCTGGTTCACGCGACCGCTGTGGTTGATAAGGCCGAGCTGCGCACCGTCCAGGATGATGGGCGTGGTGTCTCCCCACTTGTTTTCATACAGGCCCAGGTTGCTGTTGTCCTGGCGTGAAACGACGAACTGGTCGTTCACATCCATAAGGTAATCCAGCCGCAGCGCCCCGCCGGGCCGCAGGATGACTTTGTTGACCTGATCCCCCGCATCGTTGGTGAAGCGGCCGTCGCCGCGTGCCTCCAGGCGGCCATAGACCTCAAACTCGGGCGTGGCATAGTCACCGTGAAAAGAAAGGAGATTGCCCACGGAGCCGAAGTCTGCACCACGGTGGATGATGGTGTTGCCGGTGAAGTTCTGGCCGCCGTATGTGCGCACCTGGGACTGGGAGCCCGTGGGCACGTTGCCGACATTCACGGGGCTGCGGCCCAGCACCACAGCATTGTCACCAGTCAGGAGGTTCGGCGTCAGCAGTGAGAGGATCCCGGCATTGGTGCCGCTGAAGCGGTAGATATCATCAAAGCCGGCACCCAGTGTGGAGGGCATGTAATAGGTACTGCCTTGGAAGGCGGAGATGCCCCAGCGACCGCTGCCCATGGCCGCCTGGTCCAGCGCGTGGGTGTAAAGGCCACCGTCACCCAAACCCAGGGAGAGGCTGCCGTTGGTGGTGGAGCGCAGGCCGTAATCGGAGACCTTGGCATCCGTGCCGATGTCAATACGGATGGTGCCGGAGGCTTCACTGCCAAAGGTCTGCACACGCTGTCCCTGCGCGGTCAGCACATTGTCCGGCGACATGAGGCGGATGGCCGTCGTGGTGGTGAATCCCTGGTTGATGATGATGTCCCCGGTGCCCGCATTGGCCTGGCTGTTGAAGGCGAGGGTCACACCGGGAGAGCGGATCTCATCCGCGCCGCGCGTGCCAAAGTAAACGGTGCCCTGGGTCACGACCAGGCCGCCGCTCCAGGTGGCGCTGTTGTCGCCATCAATGGTGAGATCGGAGGCACCGGTTTTGTTCATCGTATAACCAGAGCCTCCGTCACTGACGCCGCCGGCGAGCACGAGCTGGGAATCCGTCTGGATGCGCGCATGGTGGGTGAGGGTGGTCTGGCCGTCAAAGCGCGGAATGTAGGTATTGCCGCCGGTGGTCAGGAAGCGCTGCAAATCCAGAGTGAGCGAGCCCATGATGAGCAGCTTGTTGCCGCCGGCACCGGTGGGCCGGTTGGAATCCAGGATGGAATCCGCCCCCTGATGGACGACGTTGTTGCCGATGAAAATGGTCTGCTGATTGGTGGTGCTGTCGCCGATGGCCCAGGCCTCCCACTCGCCGCCGCGCAGCAAAACCGTGGTGCTGGAAGGCAGCGCAGAGGCCACCGAGGTGGGCGTGGCCCAGGACTGGTCATTGAGCCAGGTGCGGACGATGCCCTGGCTGATCTCCAGCGTTTCAAGCGAGTTGGGCAGGCTGCCGTTGATGTTGTCAAACACCAGACGACCGGTACCCACTTTGATGATTTTGGAATCCACGCCGCCGATGATCTGGCCCGAGAACGTCTGGGTGGAGGTGGTGCCGGGGGATTCACGACCGATGGTCAGAGTGGCCGAGCCCAGGTCCAAAGTACCGCCGCTGAACTGAAATTCAGCCCCGGCCCTCGGCCCGGAAAGATTGCCAAACTCCTGGTCAAACCCGTTCAGGTCCACTGTCGCCCCGGGGGCGATGGTGACGATGGAGCCGGTGCTGGCATTGAGATTGCGGAAGGTGGGAAAGACATTGGCTGCGCCTGCACGCAGGGTCCCCTCACTGACCAGAATGCCGCCCTGGAAACTGGCCGCTGCATTCAGCTCCAGCGTGCCGCGCCCAAATTTCACAAAAACCGGAGCGGTATTGACAGCCGGCTCGGCATTCGTTGAAAAGACATTGGTGGAATTATCACGCACATTGGTCAGCGCCACAGAGATGGATGAAGTGGCGGCATCATCCACATACAGGCTCAGCAGGTTATTGCCAAAATTCAGCGCCGAGCCGGAGTTGCCCGTGATGCTGGCACCGTTATTGAGGATGATCCCCGCCTGGCCGCCGCTGCCTACATTCAGGGTGAAACCGGCCAGGTTCACATTGGCATCGGTGCGGAAAGCATAGACAGCGCGGTCATCCGTCAACGTGCTGGGAGTGGTCCCGGCATTGAAGACTTGGGTGGAGCCAGTGGCAGTGTCCAGATTTCCCGTTCCGCCATAGGTCGCAGTGACCACTCTGTAAGGGCCGGAGCCCGTGGTGGTGAGGTAGTCCGCTGCATTGCTGCTGCCGCTGGCAGCGGCCACCGCCCAGGTACCGATGATGCCGTTGGTGAGCGCAGGGGCGCTGCTGAAGGTGATGTTTTCCTGCGTGCCCAAATTGCCCAGCTGCGGCACAAAGGTGACCGTGCCGCCCCCTGCCCTGGTGAGTGAGCCAAACCCAAGCGTGGTGGTGAAGGCATCGTTGGCCTGGTCATTGATGACGAGGCGGGATCCGCCGGCAATGTTCAGCGCACCCGTGCTGGTAGCACTGCCATTGGCCCCGGCCAGGCCGTCAAATTGTAAAATGCCATTGCCGAGGGTGAAAGCGCTGTTGACACCAAACGGGCTGCCGCTCGTAGCCTGCGCCTTGCCGATCAAAGTCCCTGCGGTGACAACAGTGGGTCCGGTGTAAGTGTTGCCGGTGCCTGCCGCAGGATTCAGCACCACTTTGCCATTGCCCACCTTGTTGATGCCACCGGCGGCGCTGACGGTGCCGGTGAAGCTGACATCACCCCCGGTCACGGCGCTGACGTTTACGGCGCGGGTGGTGACGACATTGCCGCTGAAGGTCTTGGCCCCGGCATCCAGACCGCCCAGAGTCTGCAAACCGCCGGTGGCGGAGTTGGTGATGTTACGGCTCAGCGTGCGCTCACCCGCAAGCAGGATCTGCGAAGAGGCCGTGCTGCCGAAAGTGACGGCACTGGTGCCGCCCAGGGCGTTGTCGTTATCCAGTACCAGGTAGCCGTTGTTCACGGTCGTACTGCCGGTGTAGGTATTGGCTCCCTTCAGCCACAGGGTGCCCTGATCCCCCTTGAGGACGTTGAAGCCGCCGGTGATCTGGCCATTGATGGTGGTGAGAGCACCACGTGTGCGGAAGTTGATGTCCCGGCTGAGGGTCACATTGCCGTTCACAGTGAAACGGTAGCCGTGGGACCCGTCGGTGATGAGATCAAAGTTCGTGACACCTGAAAGGGCCGCCCAGGTGATGGAGGAAACCTGGACTTCCTGGTTGGCATTGCCCGTGCTCAGAGAAGCAGGCCCGACCGTGACGATGCGGTTGCTGTTGTTCGTGCCGGACGTGAAGTTGAGCCCATAGTTATAATGATGCGGTCCAGCTCCGTTGATGAGGAACTGCAGGCGGGCCGTACGATCAGAATTGACGGCCATGTTGATGGTTCCGGCCAGGCCGGCTGCGGAGGTGTGGGAAAGGACGAGGTTCCCCTGCTGGAGCTGGGTGATGCCGGCATAAGTATTGGCCGCGCCTAGGACCAGGGTGCCGCCCAGGCGCTTGACCAGCGCACGGTTGCCCGTCCCGGTCTGCTCAACTTCGCCCATCAGGTATAGGAAGCCGGAATTGAAGCCTTGATTGTCAATGCCGACATCAAAGAGGGTATTGCCCGCCGCCGTGTGATTGAGGGTCGTCTTGCCGAGGAAAAGGACACCGTTCTGGCGGGTGGTGGTGGAGGTCACGGTCAGGACCCGGTCCGCGCCGTCCATTCGCAAGGTCCCCATGGACACAAGGCTGCCGCCTGCCCCGTTCAGGGATTCTACCCTCAGGATGGCATTGCCGCCGGAGACATCAATATTGCGGGCGGCATACTGGTTGTCTATCCCGGAATAAAGACCTGCTGCGACAGAGACACGCAGTTCCCCGGCCCTCAGGTTGATGGTGTTATTGCCGGTGCTGAGAGCTCCATTCCTGCCGGCGACGAGCAGGCCACCACTGCCGATCGTGAGCTGGCCGGAATAATTCTGCGCTTCAGGCAGATACACAGCTCCGCCGATGTTGCTGCGGGCATTGTGGTCTATGGCACCAATGAAAAGCGGCAGGGCACCATTCAGCACATTCGCTTTCTGGATAGTGAGGGTGCCGCCCCCGGAACCCAGGCGGAAGGCCAGGTCACCGGCCCCGTGGCCGGTAGGGGAAAGTGTATCTCCCGTGAAAATGCCATTGGCACTGGTGGCACCGAACCACACGCGAACGTTGGGGGCGACCGCAGCGATCATGCCTGTAAAATCCACACTCGTCGGCCCCATGCCATTCATCTGCACGGCCACATTGCGGGCGTTACCGGCCTGGTTATTGGCAATGAAGATGTTGTTTCCGCCGCTGTCCTGCAGCCCGCCGCCGGTGGCGGTGAAGCTCTGGAAAGAGATGCCGCTGCCATCGCCATAACCCGCGCCAAAGCCGATGGCAGAGGCATTGTCATTGCTGGCGTTTTGCAGAAAGATGCGCTGATTGACGCCAATGTGGCCGGGAGACTCCAGATGCAGCGCCCCGGCCGCTCCCACCTGCACGTCATTACCAACGATGTCCGCCCCCAGATTACCGCTGCCCCGTACCCAGACGAGCCCCTCATCAATCAATGTTCCGGACTTGTAAGTCTTGGCTGAATCTATGAGCAGGGTGCCGCCGCCACGCTTGACGATGCCGCCGTTATACACGTCGTTTTCAAACCGGCCAATTGCCCCGCGGCCCGCCCCCGAGGCAGCCCCGTCCAGGCGGATGTAGCGCTGCTGCCCCCCCAGATCCAGGGGGTTGACCAGGGTCAG
Coding sequences within it:
- a CDS encoding DMT family protein, producing MNWAIVKAVCLLSVANVFMTFAWYAHLKDMKARPWFIAAVVSWGIAFFEYALQVPANRIGSTALNLPQLKIIQEVITLTVFVPFVFFYMKQPLKWDYLWAALCMCGAVYFIFRK
- a CDS encoding C4-type zinc ribbon domain-containing protein, encoding MLSLHPPGILRHHGGTMLPEITQLLKLQERDQRIRSLQKELKDIPKNEAMAKMQLAGDLAAVEAANLHAKETEVKIKSVELDIATRQNSIKRLHDQQFETRKNDEFQALGHEIKRYEADVRALEDTELEHMETLESAKAVLKAAQAKLAITQERVDEDLKTLAIRAEGVKTRLAAEEAERSTLATPVDTPVLDLYNRLFNKKGDSAVVALINGICAGCHMKVVMGTIQQLRADETITQCESCGRILYLVE